A portion of the Kribbella jejuensis genome contains these proteins:
- a CDS encoding RNA polymerase sigma factor has translation MATSKTTDEHFEDLLRELTPQVLGAVVRWSGDFAAAEDAVQEALLAAATTWPRDGRPDNPKAWLIQTASRRFIDEVRQQQARRRREERAALREVPLGEVEEYDDTLRLLFLCCHPELTPASAIALTLRAVGGLTTAEIATAYLVPEATMAQRISRAKSKLKGASFELSADPDRLRNVLHVLYLMFNEGYTSTSGPELHRSDLSSEAIRLTRAVRAQLPEDGQVTGLLALMLLTDARRAARTGPRGELIPLAEQDRSLWNHDYITEGVALAVEAFDTPPLGEYQLQAAIAALHDEVDRAEETDWPQILALYGLLENLSGNPMVKLNRAIAAAMVDGPDAGLKLLEPLDAELAGHHRLDATRGHLYEMRGDRETAAEHFRAAARATTSLPERDYLMGKAASLS, from the coding sequence ATGGCGACCTCGAAGACTACTGACGAGCATTTCGAGGACCTGCTGCGTGAGCTGACGCCGCAGGTCCTCGGTGCTGTCGTGCGCTGGTCCGGTGATTTCGCCGCGGCCGAGGACGCCGTCCAGGAGGCCCTGCTCGCGGCTGCGACCACGTGGCCGCGGGACGGTCGTCCCGACAACCCGAAGGCCTGGCTGATCCAGACAGCCTCGCGGCGGTTCATCGACGAGGTGCGCCAGCAGCAGGCGCGGCGGCGCCGTGAAGAACGCGCGGCGCTCCGCGAGGTCCCGCTCGGAGAGGTGGAGGAGTACGACGACACCCTCCGCCTGCTGTTCCTGTGCTGTCACCCTGAACTCACCCCGGCGTCTGCGATCGCCCTGACGCTACGAGCCGTCGGTGGGCTCACCACAGCTGAGATAGCCACGGCCTACCTGGTGCCCGAAGCGACCATGGCGCAGCGGATCAGCCGTGCCAAGTCGAAGCTCAAAGGCGCCAGCTTCGAACTGAGCGCCGACCCGGACCGGCTGCGCAACGTGCTGCACGTGCTCTACCTCATGTTCAACGAGGGCTACACGAGCACGAGCGGGCCCGAGCTGCACCGCAGCGACCTGTCGAGTGAGGCGATCCGTCTGACCCGCGCCGTACGGGCTCAGCTCCCCGAGGACGGGCAGGTGACCGGTCTGCTCGCTCTGATGCTGCTGACCGACGCCAGGCGGGCGGCACGGACCGGGCCGCGGGGCGAGCTCATCCCGCTGGCGGAGCAGGACCGGTCGCTGTGGAACCACGACTACATCACCGAGGGCGTGGCGCTCGCGGTCGAGGCGTTCGACACGCCACCGCTCGGCGAGTACCAGCTGCAAGCGGCGATCGCTGCCCTGCACGACGAGGTGGACCGCGCGGAGGAGACCGACTGGCCGCAGATCCTCGCGCTGTACGGCCTGCTGGAGAACCTGTCCGGCAACCCGATGGTGAAGCTCAACCGGGCGATCGCGGCCGCGATGGTCGACGGGCCCGACGCCGGCCTGAAGCTGCTCGAACCGCTGGACGCCGAACTGGCCGGCCACCACCGCCTGGATGCGACCCGCGGGCACCTGTACGAGATGCGTGGCGACCGCGAGACCGCCGCCGAGCACTTCCGCGCGGCGGCCCGCGCTACCACGAGCCTGCCCGAGCGCGACTACCTGATGGGCAAGGCAGCCTCCCTCAGCTAG
- a CDS encoding YciI family protein, whose protein sequence is MTKFMLLMNMDGGNCDVPMLEWDKADMDAHLKHLSDGLERLRQSGELVEVNGLTWPKHAKVVRANGVSAPVLTDGPYAESKEVLAGYTMIDVESEERALEIAAEQSAAPGPGGVPLEQPIEVRRVMDSDGDLEDY, encoded by the coding sequence ATGACGAAGTTCATGCTGCTGATGAACATGGACGGCGGGAACTGCGACGTGCCGATGCTGGAGTGGGACAAGGCCGACATGGACGCGCACCTGAAGCACCTGAGCGACGGCCTCGAGCGGCTGCGGCAGAGCGGTGAGCTGGTCGAGGTGAACGGGCTGACCTGGCCCAAGCACGCCAAGGTCGTGCGGGCCAACGGTGTGAGCGCTCCGGTGCTGACCGACGGTCCGTACGCCGAGTCCAAGGAGGTCCTGGCCGGCTACACGATGATCGACGTCGAGTCGGAGGAGCGGGCGCTGGAGATCGCCGCGGAGCAGTCCGCCGCGCCGGGGCCGGGCGGCGTGCCGCTCGAGCAACCGATCGAAGTCCGTCGGGTCATGGATTCGGATGGCGACCTCGAAGACTACTGA
- the ftsY gene encoding signal recognition particle-docking protein FtsY codes for MLTDQALITIVVAIAVVLVVGTTGLVVTRRRRRELPAATKPQVEAPETTETTETTEPRVGEDAEEPRDTPTRTLEDTELPETTTTLEKPESAQGRLVRLRARLARSQGSLGKGLLALLSRDKLDEEAWEDIETTLITADVGVAPTQELVEHLRTRMRVEGVGAAQAREILREELVNLVDPSMDRSLKASRKDGQPAVILMVGVNGTGKTTTVGRLARVLIAEDKTVVLGAADTFRAAAADQLQTWGERVGARTVRGPEGGDPASIAFDAVKEGIEEEADVVLVDTAGRLHTKTGLMDELGKVKRVIEKTAEVDEVLLVIDATTGQNGLTQARVFAEVINVTGLVLTKLDGTAKGGIVIAVQRELGVPVKLVGLGEGPDDLAPFEPEQFVDALLD; via the coding sequence ATGCTGACCGACCAGGCGCTGATCACGATCGTGGTCGCGATCGCGGTCGTGCTGGTCGTCGGTACCACCGGCCTGGTCGTCACCCGCCGGCGCCGCCGGGAGCTGCCCGCGGCCACCAAACCCCAGGTCGAGGCCCCCGAGACCACCGAGACCACTGAGACCACCGAGCCGCGGGTCGGCGAGGACGCGGAGGAACCGCGCGACACCCCGACCCGCACGCTCGAGGACACCGAGCTGCCGGAAACGACGACGACGCTCGAGAAGCCGGAGTCCGCGCAGGGCCGCCTGGTCCGGCTGCGCGCCCGGCTGGCGCGCTCGCAGGGTTCGCTCGGCAAGGGTCTGCTCGCGCTGCTGTCCCGCGACAAGCTCGACGAGGAAGCGTGGGAGGACATCGAGACCACGCTGATCACCGCGGACGTCGGTGTGGCGCCCACGCAGGAGCTGGTCGAACACCTGCGGACCCGGATGCGCGTCGAGGGTGTGGGTGCCGCGCAGGCGAGAGAGATCCTCCGCGAGGAGCTGGTGAACCTGGTCGACCCGTCGATGGACCGGTCGCTCAAGGCGAGCCGCAAGGACGGTCAGCCCGCCGTCATCCTGATGGTCGGCGTGAACGGGACCGGCAAGACCACCACCGTCGGTCGCCTGGCGCGCGTGCTGATCGCCGAGGACAAGACTGTCGTCCTCGGTGCCGCCGACACCTTCCGTGCGGCCGCGGCCGACCAGCTGCAGACCTGGGGTGAGCGCGTCGGCGCCCGGACCGTGCGGGGTCCTGAGGGCGGCGACCCGGCCAGCATCGCGTTCGACGCGGTCAAGGAGGGCATCGAGGAGGAGGCGGACGTCGTACTGGTCGACACCGCCGGCCGCCTGCACACCAAGACCGGTCTGATGGACGAGCTCGGCAAGGTGAAGCGGGTGATCGAGAAGACCGCCGAGGTCGACGAGGTCCTGCTCGTCATCGACGCCACCACCGGTCAGAACGGTCTCACCCAGGCGCGCGTGTTCGCCGAGGTCATCAACGTCACCGGCCTGGTGCTGACCAAGCTGGACGGTACGGCGAAGGGCGGCATCGTGATCGCGGTGCAGCGCGAACTCGGCGTACCGGTGAAGCTGGTCGGCCTCGGTGAGGGCCCCGACGACCTGGCGCCGTTCGAGCCCGAACAGTTCGTCGACGCCCTCCTGGACTGA
- a CDS encoding RNA polymerase sigma factor, translated as MRDTVDPDFASFVDARQARWLRTAYLVYGDVQRAEAVLLHAFAQLSMRWPRVDDPDVFVQRLLYQPALRPWNRTKPFVGEEDQVKLALAELTPAQRTVFVLLHLEELTEFEIGDLLGMSQTAVHAHGLSALGRFRTALGAGDWRDAR; from the coding sequence ATGCGCGACACGGTCGACCCGGATTTCGCCTCGTTCGTCGATGCACGACAGGCCAGATGGTTACGTACGGCGTACCTCGTGTACGGCGATGTGCAACGAGCCGAAGCGGTATTGCTGCACGCCTTCGCGCAGCTGTCGATGCGCTGGCCGCGGGTGGACGACCCGGACGTGTTCGTGCAGCGCCTGCTCTACCAGCCCGCGCTGCGGCCGTGGAACCGGACGAAGCCGTTCGTGGGCGAGGAGGATCAGGTGAAGCTCGCACTGGCCGAGCTGACGCCCGCACAGCGCACGGTCTTCGTGCTGCTGCACCTGGAGGAGCTGACCGAGTTCGAGATCGGGGACCTGCTCGGGATGTCGCAGACGGCCGTCCACGCGCACGGCCTCAGCGCACTCGGTCGCTTCCGTACGGCGCTGGGCGCGGGGGATTGGCGGGACGCCCGATGA
- a CDS encoding helix-turn-helix transcriptional regulator — protein MANDEDVLESVGPRLRALRLERGTTLAQLSDATGISVSTLSRLESGQRRPTLELLLPLARAHQVQLDELVDAPPTGDPRIYAKPIKRHGSIHIPLSRRPGGLQAFKQILPEGYPGNDVEQKTHEGYDWFYVLSGRIRLKLGDQDFVVKEGEVAEFDCRVPHWFSNPGPGPTEVLCLYGPQGERLHVRARTR, from the coding sequence ATGGCAAACGACGAGGACGTTCTCGAGTCGGTCGGACCGCGGCTGCGGGCGCTCCGCCTCGAGCGCGGTACGACGCTGGCGCAACTGTCCGACGCCACCGGGATCTCGGTGAGCACCCTGTCCCGGCTGGAGTCCGGGCAACGCCGGCCGACGCTGGAGCTGCTGCTGCCGCTCGCCCGGGCGCACCAGGTGCAGCTGGACGAGCTGGTGGACGCGCCGCCGACCGGCGACCCGAGGATCTACGCCAAGCCGATCAAACGGCACGGCTCGATCCACATCCCGCTCAGCCGGCGGCCGGGTGGACTGCAGGCGTTCAAGCAGATCCTCCCAGAGGGCTACCCGGGCAACGACGTCGAGCAGAAGACCCATGAGGGCTACGACTGGTTCTACGTGCTGTCGGGCCGGATCCGGCTCAAGCTCGGCGACCAGGACTTCGTGGTCAAGGAGGGTGAGGTCGCCGAGTTCGACTGTCGCGTGCCGCACTGGTTCTCCAACCCGGGACCTGGACCGACTGAGGTGCTATGTCTGTACGGCCCGCAGGGGGAGCGGCTGCATGTCCGAGCGCGAACCAGATGA
- a CDS encoding [protein-PII] uridylyltransferase, whose protein sequence is MVDRAEQRRVRAREADELLQLLLAKACDALGVPTEGVALVAVGGYGREELSPYSDLDVMLVHAEGYPRIGELAAQIWYPLWDSRTKLDHSVRTLAEARDAAAADDRVALGLLDARHVAGDTHLTLQLRSVLMADWRRTAKSRLPALAQACRDRASNVGELAHLAEPDLKEAYGGLRDAVVLRALVASWLVDVPHPVVERARRDLLEVRDVLHEVAGRATDRLVADLAGEVAAGLGLSGRDELLRHVYATGRTLAHVCDVSWRRVESLMTKPPRSRRRHRSGGPLLLALDEGVGQHEGEVVLMPDARPERDAVLGLRAAAVAADRELVLSPAVCARLASSAADLPEPWPGEARRLLCALLGAGSGLLEVWEALDQAGYITRLLPEWDAVRFRPPQSAIHRFTVDRHLLETCVEASSMVRDVRRPDLLLVAALLHDLGKALDGDHSVTGAGIAARVARRIGFSEADADTITLLVRQHLMLAQVATRRDLEDPMTVDMVAGIVRSTETLDLLEALTYADARAAGPAASSPWRMRLVGELCRRVRGELAGGGEGMWSDTPPVPVPVLHQVVGVGRLGVTVSDHHGDLRVNVAVPDQVGTLSTVAAVLAVERLAVRSAVVTSVDGLGISQWTVAGSPPDPVRLRDRLAVALRDSTDVVRRLAARDSSKPRVASRVDLLSDASETATVLQVRAHDRPGLMYDVTAAIAATGADIRSAHVSTLGAECVDVFYLTDRHGAPLEPEDARTTAKSVLDRLSF, encoded by the coding sequence ATGGTCGATCGAGCAGAGCAGCGGCGAGTTCGTGCCCGGGAGGCAGACGAGCTGCTGCAACTGCTGCTGGCGAAGGCATGCGACGCCCTCGGTGTACCTACCGAGGGCGTCGCCCTCGTCGCTGTCGGCGGGTACGGCCGTGAGGAGCTGTCGCCGTACAGCGACCTCGACGTGATGCTCGTGCACGCCGAGGGGTACCCGCGGATCGGCGAGCTGGCCGCCCAGATCTGGTACCCGCTGTGGGACTCCAGGACCAAGCTGGACCACAGCGTGCGCACCCTGGCCGAGGCGAGGGATGCAGCCGCCGCGGACGACCGGGTGGCTCTTGGGCTCCTTGACGCCAGGCATGTCGCCGGTGACACGCACCTGACGCTGCAGCTCCGTTCGGTGCTCATGGCGGACTGGAGACGGACGGCGAAGTCCCGGCTGCCCGCGTTGGCGCAGGCTTGTCGTGACAGGGCCTCCAACGTCGGTGAGCTCGCGCATCTCGCAGAGCCCGACCTCAAGGAGGCGTACGGCGGTCTGCGGGATGCTGTCGTACTGCGTGCACTCGTGGCGTCGTGGCTGGTCGACGTACCGCATCCCGTGGTGGAGCGGGCGCGGCGCGATCTGCTCGAGGTCCGCGACGTACTGCACGAGGTCGCCGGACGGGCCACGGACCGGCTCGTGGCAGACCTGGCGGGCGAGGTTGCGGCAGGGCTCGGCCTGTCGGGGCGCGACGAGTTGCTGCGACACGTGTACGCCACCGGGCGGACGCTGGCGCATGTGTGTGACGTGTCGTGGCGGCGCGTCGAGAGCTTGATGACGAAGCCGCCGCGGTCCCGCCGCAGACACCGCAGCGGTGGTCCGCTGCTGCTCGCGCTGGACGAGGGCGTCGGTCAGCACGAAGGCGAGGTCGTGCTGATGCCGGACGCGCGGCCGGAGCGCGACGCAGTGCTCGGTCTGCGTGCTGCTGCGGTTGCTGCGGACCGTGAGCTCGTGCTGTCACCTGCTGTGTGTGCACGGCTGGCGTCGTCGGCTGCTGACCTGCCGGAGCCTTGGCCGGGGGAGGCGCGGCGGTTGCTGTGCGCCCTACTCGGTGCTGGGTCCGGTCTGCTGGAAGTGTGGGAGGCGCTGGACCAGGCCGGGTACATCACGCGGCTCCTGCCGGAGTGGGACGCCGTACGCTTCCGGCCGCCGCAGTCCGCGATCCACCGGTTCACGGTTGACAGACATCTGCTGGAGACCTGTGTAGAAGCCTCCTCGATGGTCCGTGACGTACGCCGACCGGACCTGTTGCTGGTGGCCGCCCTGCTGCACGACCTCGGCAAGGCGCTCGACGGCGACCATAGTGTCACCGGTGCGGGCATCGCCGCGCGGGTAGCCCGTCGGATCGGCTTCAGCGAGGCCGACGCCGACACCATCACGTTGCTCGTCCGCCAGCACCTCATGCTCGCGCAGGTCGCCACCCGGCGGGATCTCGAAGACCCGATGACCGTGGACATGGTCGCGGGGATCGTCCGCAGTACCGAGACCCTCGACCTGTTGGAAGCGTTGACGTACGCCGATGCGCGCGCGGCCGGTCCTGCTGCATCCTCACCGTGGCGCATGCGGCTCGTCGGGGAGCTGTGCCGGCGGGTACGCGGTGAGCTTGCGGGTGGTGGAGAGGGCATGTGGAGCGATACGCCTCCTGTTCCGGTGCCTGTGTTGCACCAGGTGGTCGGTGTCGGTCGTCTTGGTGTCACGGTCTCCGACCATCACGGCGACCTGCGCGTGAACGTCGCCGTACCCGATCAAGTGGGGACCCTGTCCACCGTCGCCGCTGTACTGGCTGTTGAGCGGCTCGCTGTGCGGTCCGCTGTGGTCACGTCGGTTGACGGGCTCGGCATCTCGCAGTGGACCGTTGCCGGCTCACCTCCCGATCCGGTGCGGCTGCGGGACCGGTTGGCGGTAGCGCTACGGGACTCCACCGACGTCGTACGGCGGCTGGCCGCGCGGGACTCGTCGAAGCCACGGGTCGCGAGCCGTGTCGACTTGTTGTCCGACGCGTCCGAGACGGCCACGGTGCTGCAGGTGCGCGCGCACGACCGGCCAGGTCTCATGTACGACGTGACCGCGGCGATCGCTGCCACCGGTGCGGACATCCGCTCTGCCCACGTCAGCACGCTCGGTGCCGAGTGCGTGGACGTCTTCTACCTGACCGATCGCCACGGCGCCCCGCTGGAACCGGAGGACGCGCGGACGACAGCCAAGTCGGTGCTGGATCGCCTGAGCTTCTAA
- a CDS encoding NAD(P)/FAD-dependent oxidoreductase yields the protein MTTQTQYDVIVIGGGAAGLSGALALVRSRRSVLVIDDGTPRNAPADGVHNFLTRDGVPPAELYAIGRQEVQGYGGEFADATVTSARPDGDGGFTVEADGTAYNSRRLLVTTGLTDVLPDVPGLAERWGKDVVHCPYCHGWEVKDQAIGVLATSPMAMHQVQLFRQLSDDVTLFLHTAPEPTEEQWEQLAARGIAVVQGKVEQVEVSHDKLTGVRLEGGKVVALQALAVQTTVRARAGFLAELGLETTVVEANGVEVGTAIQVDAMGATGVPGVFAAGNVSSPMAQVMPSAAAGLMTAAGINFDLINEETRLAISATSSAQ from the coding sequence ATGACAACACAGACGCAGTACGACGTGATCGTGATCGGTGGCGGTGCGGCCGGGTTGAGCGGAGCGCTCGCCCTGGTCCGGTCCCGCCGGTCGGTGCTGGTGATCGACGACGGCACGCCGCGCAACGCTCCCGCCGACGGTGTGCACAATTTCCTCACCCGGGACGGCGTACCGCCTGCCGAGCTCTACGCCATCGGCCGCCAGGAGGTGCAGGGGTACGGCGGTGAGTTCGCCGACGCCACCGTGACGAGCGCACGGCCCGATGGCGACGGAGGCTTCACGGTTGAAGCTGACGGTACGGCGTACAACAGCAGGCGGCTGCTGGTGACTACTGGTCTCACCGACGTGCTGCCCGACGTACCTGGGCTGGCTGAACGCTGGGGGAAGGACGTGGTGCACTGCCCGTACTGCCACGGCTGGGAGGTCAAGGACCAGGCGATCGGTGTGCTGGCGACCAGCCCGATGGCCATGCACCAGGTGCAGCTGTTCCGGCAGCTGAGCGACGACGTGACCCTGTTCCTGCACACGGCGCCGGAGCCGACCGAGGAGCAGTGGGAACAGCTGGCTGCGCGTGGAATCGCTGTAGTCCAAGGCAAAGTCGAGCAGGTCGAGGTGTCCCACGACAAGCTCACCGGGGTACGGCTGGAGGGCGGGAAGGTCGTCGCACTGCAGGCTCTCGCGGTTCAGACGACCGTTCGCGCCCGTGCAGGTTTCTTGGCCGAGCTGGGTCTGGAAACGACGGTGGTGGAGGCCAACGGCGTAGAGGTCGGCACGGCGATCCAGGTCGATGCCATGGGCGCTACAGGTGTTCCTGGTGTGTTCGCGGCCGGCAACGTCAGCAGCCCGATGGCCCAGGTGATGCCGTCGGCCGCGGCCGGTCTGATGACCGCGGCCGGTATCAACTTCGATCTGATCAACGAAGAGACCCGCCTGGCCATCTCAGCCACTAGCAGCGCGCAGTAG
- a CDS encoding TetR/AcrR family transcriptional regulator — MEPNYGVRPRRGRPRDPDAEPRIRRYAVQLLLERGFDGMTVDDVAEAAGVGKATIYRRWASKELLASDAMADLFDLEIPDADTGSIAGDLRQVYRVALAFANSERGRAMIRLAVSEANRDERAAAVYRGVLERRIELTRQALERARARGEPIKSTADPVLMVEWMAGVFVIRALTGQPMPAIEEADSLVDVTLRAILDFDI; from the coding sequence ATGGAGCCGAACTACGGGGTGAGGCCGCGACGCGGCCGACCACGCGACCCGGACGCGGAGCCGAGGATCCGCCGGTACGCCGTGCAGCTGCTGCTGGAACGGGGCTTCGACGGAATGACGGTGGACGACGTCGCCGAGGCCGCCGGGGTCGGCAAGGCGACGATCTACCGGCGGTGGGCCAGCAAGGAGCTGCTCGCCAGCGACGCGATGGCCGACCTGTTCGACCTGGAGATCCCGGACGCCGACACCGGTTCGATCGCCGGTGACCTGCGCCAGGTCTACCGGGTCGCGCTGGCCTTCGCGAACAGTGAGCGCGGCCGGGCGATGATCCGGCTCGCGGTCTCGGAGGCGAACCGCGACGAACGCGCGGCCGCCGTCTACCGAGGGGTACTGGAGCGCCGGATCGAGCTGACCCGGCAGGCGCTGGAACGCGCCCGCGCGCGCGGCGAACCGATCAAGAGCACCGCCGACCCGGTGCTGATGGTGGAGTGGATGGCCGGGGTGTTCGTGATCCGGGCACTGACCGGGCAGCCGATGCCGGCGATCGAGGAAGCCGACAGCCTGGTCGACGTCACCCTGCGGGCGATCCTGGACTTCGACATCTGA
- a CDS encoding asparaginase, giving the protein MSVALFTLGGTISMAGSQRLTGADLTAAMPGLPDLGHQVEIQDIEKVPSANLTAAKLLEVVDAASKAVAAGAAGAVVTQGTDTLEESAFLADLVWPHPQPLVFTGAMRNPTLAGPDGPANLLAALRVACSPAARDLGALVVFNEEIHAARWVRKTHSTSTATFVSPNTGPIGHVVEDQVRVLTRPQRLDGVQGSAEPTELDRIHVALYTVTLDDDGLLLRGLADTHQGLVIAGYGVGHVPAALAPVLGELATRIPVVLTSRTGAGSVVRNTYHSPGSETDLLQRGLIDGGFLDPYKARVLLRLLLATDDDVETAFSQYA; this is encoded by the coding sequence GTGAGCGTCGCGTTGTTCACCTTGGGCGGGACGATCTCGATGGCCGGCAGCCAGCGGCTGACCGGCGCGGACCTCACCGCTGCCATGCCAGGACTGCCGGACCTGGGACACCAGGTGGAGATCCAGGACATCGAGAAGGTCCCCAGTGCCAACCTGACCGCAGCAAAGCTGCTGGAGGTCGTCGACGCTGCCTCCAAGGCCGTGGCGGCCGGCGCGGCAGGGGCCGTGGTAACGCAGGGCACCGACACGCTCGAAGAGAGTGCGTTCCTCGCTGACCTGGTCTGGCCGCATCCACAGCCTCTCGTCTTCACAGGGGCGATGCGGAACCCGACCCTGGCCGGTCCTGACGGCCCTGCGAACCTCCTGGCCGCCCTGCGCGTCGCCTGCTCCCCTGCGGCACGTGACCTCGGCGCACTGGTCGTCTTCAACGAGGAGATCCACGCAGCGCGCTGGGTACGCAAGACACACAGCACGAGTACGGCGACGTTCGTGTCACCGAACACGGGGCCGATCGGACACGTCGTCGAGGACCAGGTGCGCGTTCTGACCCGACCGCAGCGGCTGGACGGTGTACAGGGCAGCGCCGAGCCCACCGAGCTCGACCGGATCCACGTCGCGCTCTACACAGTCACACTGGACGACGACGGACTGCTCCTGCGCGGGCTGGCCGACACGCACCAGGGTCTCGTCATAGCGGGGTACGGCGTCGGTCACGTGCCCGCTGCGCTCGCTCCGGTGCTCGGAGAGCTGGCCACGCGGATCCCTGTCGTCCTGACATCGCGCACCGGCGCGGGCTCCGTGGTCCGCAACACGTACCACTCCCCCGGCTCCGAGACCGATCTGCTGCAGCGCGGGCTGATCGACGGCGGGTTCCTCGACCCGTACAAGGCACGCGTGCTGCTTCGGTTGCTGTTGGCAACGGATGACGACGTCGAGACGGCGTTCTCGCAGTACGCCTAG
- a CDS encoding P-II family nitrogen regulator, translating to MKLVTAVVKPHKLEDVRAALETFGVTGMTVTEASGYGRQKGHTEVYRGAEYEVDLVPKVRLEVVVEDGDSADVVDVIVKAAQTGKIGDGKVWVTPVDTIVRVRTGELDGDAL from the coding sequence ATGAAGCTGGTCACCGCAGTCGTGAAGCCGCACAAGCTGGAGGACGTGCGGGCCGCGCTGGAGACGTTCGGCGTCACCGGTATGACGGTCACCGAGGCGAGCGGCTACGGCCGGCAGAAGGGCCACACCGAGGTCTACCGCGGCGCGGAGTACGAGGTGGACCTGGTCCCGAAGGTGCGCCTCGAGGTGGTCGTCGAGGACGGTGACAGCGCCGACGTGGTGGACGTGATCGTGAAGGCCGCGCAGACCGGCAAGATCGGCGACGGCAAGGTCTGGGTCACCCCGGTCGACACCATCGTCCGCGTCCGCACCGGCGAACTGGACGGAGACGCACTCTAG
- a CDS encoding ammonium transporter: MTLMEINAGDTAWVLASAALVMLMTPGLAFFYGGMVRVKSVLNMMMMSFITIAVVTILWVVVGYSLTFAGDTGHVIGNFSEVGLKGLLDPKAVSGTTPTLAFVAFQLMFAIITPALISGAIADRATFRGWIAFVVGWTTLVYFPVAHSVWFLDKGNGGWIGDKLKAVDFAGGTAVHLNAGAAALALAIVLGKRVGWKKDPMRPHSLPLVLLGAGLLWFGWFGFNAGSALSAGTTASVTFVNTQVATAAAVIGWLIVERLTHGKATTLGMASGAVAGLVAITPSCGAVTPLGAIAVGVLAGAICAFAVSLKYKLGFDDSLDVVGVHFVGGLFGSLSIGLFGSAIAPSAVDGLFYGGGVTQLGRQALANVAVAIYSFSVAFILGKVIDKTIGFRLTEDDEVTGVDQVEHAETAYDYVGSSGLRGALSVRPAAPAETENGTTEASEKEGVKA, from the coding sequence ATGACGTTGATGGAGATCAACGCCGGCGATACCGCCTGGGTACTGGCCAGTGCCGCCCTGGTGATGCTGATGACCCCGGGCCTGGCTTTCTTCTACGGCGGCATGGTGCGCGTGAAGAGCGTGCTGAACATGATGATGATGAGCTTCATCACCATCGCCGTCGTCACCATTCTCTGGGTGGTGGTCGGTTACTCGTTGACGTTCGCCGGTGACACCGGGCACGTGATCGGTAACTTCTCCGAGGTCGGCCTCAAGGGCCTGCTGGACCCGAAGGCGGTGAGCGGGACGACGCCCACGCTCGCTTTCGTCGCCTTCCAGCTGATGTTCGCGATCATCACCCCGGCGCTGATCTCCGGCGCGATCGCCGACCGGGCGACGTTCCGCGGCTGGATCGCGTTCGTGGTCGGCTGGACGACCCTGGTGTACTTCCCGGTCGCCCACTCGGTGTGGTTCCTGGACAAGGGCAACGGTGGCTGGATCGGCGACAAGCTGAAGGCGGTCGACTTCGCCGGTGGTACGGCGGTGCACCTGAACGCCGGTGCCGCCGCGCTCGCGCTGGCGATCGTGCTCGGTAAGCGGGTCGGCTGGAAGAAGGACCCGATGCGGCCGCACAGCCTGCCGCTGGTGCTGCTCGGCGCCGGCCTGCTGTGGTTCGGCTGGTTCGGCTTCAACGCGGGCTCCGCGCTGAGTGCCGGCACCACCGCCTCGGTCACCTTCGTGAACACCCAGGTCGCCACCGCCGCCGCGGTGATCGGCTGGCTGATCGTCGAGCGGCTCACGCACGGCAAGGCCACCACGCTGGGCATGGCGTCCGGTGCGGTCGCCGGTCTGGTCGCGATCACCCCGTCCTGTGGTGCGGTCACCCCGCTCGGCGCGATCGCCGTCGGCGTGCTCGCCGGTGCGATCTGCGCCTTCGCGGTCTCGCTGAAGTACAAGCTCGGCTTCGACGACTCCCTCGACGTGGTCGGCGTGCACTTCGTCGGCGGTCTGTTCGGCTCGCTGTCGATCGGCCTCTTCGGTTCGGCCATTGCCCCGTCGGCCGTGGACGGCCTGTTCTACGGCGGCGGTGTCACCCAGCTCGGCCGGCAGGCGCTGGCCAACGTGGCGGTCGCGATCTACTCCTTCTCGGTGGCGTTCATCCTCGGCAAGGTGATCGACAAGACGATCGGCTTCCGGCTCACCGAGGACGACGAGGTCACCGGTGTGGACCAGGTCGAGCACGCGGAGACGGCGTACGACTACGTTGGTTCTTCCGGTCTGCGCGGCGCGCTGTCGGTGCGTCCGGCGGCCCCCGCCGAGACCGAGAATGGGACCACTGAGGCCTCGGAGAAGGAAGGTGTCAAGGCATGA